DNA sequence from the Halorussus sp. MSC15.2 genome:
GGTTCGACGCCGCCAACGACCGGAACGCTCGGTCCCAACAGCAGGGCGAGCGCACCACCGAGGCGGTGGGCGAGGGCCTCACGTTCGCCGACTACCGGCGGTACGCGCCGGGTGACGAACCCCGATTCATCGACTGGAACCTCTACGCCCGGACCGACGAACTCTACGTCAAGCAGTTCGAGGCCGAGCGCAACTTCACGGTCCACGTCCTCGTGGACGCCAGCGCGTCGATGGACTTCGGCGAGGGCGACGCCCACAAATTCGAGTACGCCGCCAAACTCGGTCTGGGGTTCGCCTACCTGACCGCCCGGGACCACAACGAGTTCCGGTTCGCGACGTTCGGCGACGCCGCGGAGCGACTCGACCGCGGCCGGTCGAACCGCGGCGAGGTCCTCGGACTGGTCGAGCAGTGCAACGCGGTCGAACCCGACGGCGAGGCCGCCTTCGAGGACGCGCTGGCCGACTACGCCGCCACCATCGACTCGAAGGCACTGGTCGTGGTCTGCAGCGACTTCCTCGGCGACGTCGAGGCAATCGACGCCGGACTGGAGGCGCTGGCTTCGAATCAGGTCGTCCTCGCCCACGTCGTCGCGCCCGAGGAACGTAACCTGCCGACCGGCCGCGACGCCGTCTTCGAGGCGCTCGAAAGCGACGAGTCGCTCCGGGCCTACGTCAGCAATCGGTTAGAACGGTCCTACCGCGAGGAGTTCGACGCCCACGCCGACAGCGTGGAAGGCGTCGCCCGCGACCTGCGGGCGCGCTACGAGCGTATCGACACCGGGCGGTCGTTCTTCGAGTCGTTCGGCGAGTTGTGGTTCGAGTGAGTCAGTGAGAAATCAGAATTGAAGAACCGCCGCTGTTCAAGAGTCATTTTCTACAGGAATATGATTATAATTTGATAGGGTGGTTCCAGACAGACTAAAGATAGTTGGAGTTGAAGAATAAAAATAAAGAAATGAAATATAATATAATGGTGTTTATATAATGGTATTTGGAGTAGAAAAGAAGAAAATATTTAAACAGTTGGATTTTATTAATGAGTGCAATGAGAGGAAATCTCAACAGGCGGAATTTCATCCGTGCGACTGGAACTGGATTAGCATTCGGCGCAACTTCGGGCGTGGTGAGTGCACAGAAATCAAACGGTAACAGTGAATCAAGCAAGACGTCCCCGCTCGTTATTCGAAATGGGAAGCTTGACCTCTTAGTCAAGGGTCGTAGCGGGAAAACATTGAATCACGAAGACGTTCTTGAACGAGTCAATACAGTGGAATCTGGATTGACTCAGAGTGCAGTCCAATCAC
Encoded proteins:
- a CDS encoding DUF58 domain-containing protein — encoded protein: MITAEFLDELDRFDAANDRNARSQQQGERTTEAVGEGLTFADYRRYAPGDEPRFIDWNLYARTDELYVKQFEAERNFTVHVLVDASASMDFGEGDAHKFEYAAKLGLGFAYLTARDHNEFRFATFGDAAERLDRGRSNRGEVLGLVEQCNAVEPDGEAAFEDALADYAATIDSKALVVVCSDFLGDVEAIDAGLEALASNQVVLAHVVAPEERNLPTGRDAVFEALESDESLRAYVSNRLERSYREEFDAHADSVEGVARDLRARYERIDTGRSFFESFGELWFE